Genomic DNA from Haloplanus aerogenes:
TGTAGCGGATGCTGGAGCGCTCGACGGCACGGACGCGGTCGGTCGGACCGAGGGTCATATCCGCCGGTCGCGCGGCGGGACGAAAAGGGGTTCGGTCCCGTCAGCTACATGGCCCACGGCGACGACGATATGGCCGTGACGCGCACGTGGCCCACGATAGTAGCCTTTGTAAGTCATCGCACACCTGATCGCATGTCGTCTGGCGATCAGGTGTGCAAACAGTTCCAAACGCTACTATACTGCTTCGGCGTCTACCACTGGCGCGAGCGACTGCGGCGGATCGTCGTCTCGACGCTCCTGTTCGCGGCGTCCGTCGTGACGTTCCGCCGTGGTCGGCGCTGGCTCCGACTCGCCGCCGTCGCCGTCGCAGGCGGCGCACTCTATCGCGGCGCCGACGCGGCCCGTCGCCTCGTGTCGCCGGCCCCGTGGGCACTCGACCGTGCGAAGTACGACGGACTGGCGTCGATTCTGCCGCTCGACGACGTGGACCGCGCGCTCGACGTGGGGTGTGGCTCCGGGCGGTCGCTGGTGGGGTTGGCGCCGCACTTGCCCGACGGCTGTGACGTGATCGGCCTCGACGTGTTCGACGACCGCGTCATCCTCGGCAACGGCCCGCAGTTGGCGAAGCGGAACGGTTCCCGCGCGGGTATCGACGTGTCGCCGGTCGCGGGCGACGCCTCGCGGCTCCCCTTCGCGGACGGCAGTTTCGGCCTCGTGACGGCCTGCCGGGTCGCCCACGACATCCCCGAGGATCGGCGGGCGGCGGCCTTCGACGAACTCCGGCGGGTGTGTGCCGACGACGGAACGGTGGGGTTGCTGGAACTCCCGATCACACCCGACGGCGTCGGCGATTACGAGGCGTACTGGCGGCGGTGTCTGGCGGACGCCGGGCTGGAAGTCGAGCGAGTGACGACGATCGAACGGACACGGCGACCGGGGG
This window encodes:
- a CDS encoding class I SAM-dependent methyltransferase; translation: MSSGDQVCKQFQTLLYCFGVYHWRERLRRIVVSTLLFAASVVTFRRGRRWLRLAAVAVAGGALYRGADAARRLVSPAPWALDRAKYDGLASILPLDDVDRALDVGCGSGRSLVGLAPHLPDGCDVIGLDVFDDRVILGNGPQLAKRNGSRAGIDVSPVAGDASRLPFADGSFGLVTACRVAHDIPEDRRAAAFDELRRVCADDGTVGLLELPITPDGVGDYEAYWRRCLADAGLEVERVTTIERTRRPGEPYVAIAATPE